The sequence below is a genomic window from Oreochromis niloticus isolate F11D_XX linkage group LG3, O_niloticus_UMD_NMBU, whole genome shotgun sequence.
attttgcgacaccacgaaacaaacgatagcgtaaaatgaaacgatagacgtttttctatcgtcatccgatatatatcgttatatcgaacagccctacaaAAAAGTGTTGCAAATGAATACACAAGAACACTTTTACTAACAAAGTTAATGCAAAATATCAGACCATAGTTACTCATATCCTTTGATCTTTTAGGAAACCATTACGACTCTAAAGGACCAGACTGTGATACCAGAGACACAGTCTCTTTCTGTTGCTGTTATCTCTATATGTAAAATCTGATCTTTATACGTGTGAATACTTCCTGCTGTCATCGATCACACTGTGTCAGAAGGATGAGTAaagttctcacacacacacagtaactgcATATGATTATATTCATGTTGCTAGGCGTTACCGAGGCTCTCTTGCTGTGGCAGTAGCTGCTCCATGGTTGTGGCTCCAGGATGAATATTCCACCTGGCGACAGGCTCTGATAGGCTCGTTTGAATAGTCTAACCACACCTGCGTCACCTGACTGCAGCTGCACCCACTTGGTTACGTTGAGACACATGACGACATCATAATGGCCCCGCCCAGGCCAAGCTTCACGGTCTGAGACGTAGTCGCCCTGTGGGAGGAGTCACAGTGGTGAGCGGTGGCTGGACACCAGCGAGGGGTCTGATGGAGAGTGAGACTCACCTGGATGAAGGTGATGTTGCTGGGGAacctggaggaggaagaggatggagGAGAGAGAAGGGGAGGAGCTGAGAGAGGGCCCCGATTCACCCTGAAGGACAGAGGgaaggagaggagggagagagccTGTTGGAACTCCTTCATCAACTCCTCCTGCCCCTCCTCCCCTTCCTGTTGGGGAGGAGGCGGGGCTACCGTGTCTTTCCTCTTCCCTCTGTCCTCCACCACCATGGCATGTGACAGGAAGTGTCTAATGTTTTGTATGGCGGCATGGACCAGCTGCTTGTCTAGCTCCACCCCCAAGATGTGGGTGGGGTTAAATCTCCGGGCAACAGCCAGTGTCATGTGACCAGTGCCGCAGCCCACGTCCAGAACTGTTTTGTCTCTGAACCAATCAGCTTCAAGGACCCGGAGCCGTGGGTCTTCCTCTGCCCCAACCCGCCCCTCCCACTTGTCTCCATAGAAACCTTGGTAGCCATAGTAACGGCTGTGGTTCCCGTACTGGTAGCGGTGTttgtccttcttcttcttctctctgggGTGAGCGGAACCAGTCTGAGGTCCTCCACACCTGCAGGAGGTGGTACAGATGTCATGAGATAAAGACACCCAATCAGATCACAGTGATTACTCAGTTTAGACGACACACTCACCTGGCAGCTTTAGCCCCTCCCACTAACGGTGTCTGGAATTTGCTTGGCTGAGCTGCAGTCGTTGTGACAATGGTGGTTCCAGCACCATCTGCCGACCTCGTTGAGGTGGTGCGTCGCCGCTTTCGTTGCCGCCCGTCACCCTGGCTCCCAGGCTTGTGGGGGGGGCCTGGTGGAGGGTGGGTGTGCCTCCTGGGCAGGATGGGGGACGGGGCCACGTCGTCTCGGCAGGTGATGGCAGTGTTGAGCTCACAGGGGAGAGGAGATGGAGGAACGCTGCCCTCTTTGTTCAACAACGGTACTGCAGGCAACAAAACAGACACGTCCATGCACAGACTTCACTCAGGTGGACTCCGCAGGTAGAACAGCCGCAGCCAGATACGAGCGAGTGTAAGGACACAGTCCCACCGGTTGTTTTCTCAGTTTGTGTACACACCACACCAGTTCATCCACTAAGTTCAGAGCCGTTGTTACGGTTCATGTATGATTTAAAGCTACAGACTCAAACCAGACATTCACaggaaaaagtacaaaaacgATCAGTGCGCTATGCAGATCAATTATTACAGTTATACAGAGGAACCTCGGACTGCGAGTAACCACACATATGTATAACCCGCAAAACGagcaaaaaactgaaaaagaaaatgtaactcGTAACCTGCTGCATATTGTATTAAATAtgagaaaaaactgtaaatcttctgtctgaGCTGCTGCAGTTTCCTGCTTGTCCACCTGGTGTCATTAAAGCTGCAGGTGTCTCACCTCTGAATCCACCAGTGTGGGGAAACAGCGGCGCTGCTGCCACCTGCTTGTCTCCTTCGCCATCCCCTCCTCCTACTTTGTGGTGTCGGGTCCTGTGCTTCCTCTTGGACTTCAGTGGGGACAGCAGGACCCCTCGTCCATCCTCCCCCCCTGCCCCCCTCCCTTCAGGTTCAGAGGATCAGTGATGTCACGAGGCACCAGGATCTCTACGGGGTGTTCGCCCCGTGACGGCAGGGGTGAGCACTTTGGTGTCTCCTGATTGGTTGTTCTGAAGAAAAGGGGAAGAGCATAAAGGTGGTGTCACTGTTAAATTCTGACTTTATTACCTGTAACCTGCAGCAGTGACGTTACATTGATCTTTGAATTAATCCTTCAATAACCTCCTCACCTGTTTACTTCCTCATCCAACAGCGAGTTCAGATTCAGCGGGTCAAAGATGTTCCCACCCAACAGGAAGTGACTCGGTAACACAGACTCTGACAGACTGTCGCTGTTGGCGCGGCGTCGGCGCTTGGTCAGTCCCTTGAAGCCCACGCCCATGGAGTAACGCCTCTTCCCGATTCGCTGAGtcggtggaggaggaggaggcggcggCGCCGGAAGGGCCGGCTGGCTGTCGTCAGGCGGCTGGAGGCCATTTTTAGCCCGGATGATGGGGAGGGGTTTAGCCAGCTGCGGCTGCTCTGATAGGCTGATGGCAGCGGGGAAGACGGGGCTGAGTCTGATGGGCGCCTCATGGGTGAGGACCGCCTCTTTGTCCAATGACATCATCTTCCGCCGTCTAGCCAATCACAGTGACCTGCAAAAGAAGAAGGGGGTGGAGTCAGATTCAGCAACTTCAGATAAACCATGAGCCATAATTGTATAATAATTACTAAATTATTGATCGTAACCTCATTAATGAACCTCTATTAGAAGAGtgaatacaaacagaaaaaacccaGCTGAACGCACCAAAAGTTTTATTATCCGTTAATTGTGTTTTTATCCTCACTCagggttttatttctttatccgtttagtttagttttttgctTTTCCCATTTTCAGGTATGTTTCAGTAAGTTCTTCTTTATTATTGAGGAAAGATTTTCAAGTAAAgctaaaagaaaatttaaaatgtacCAATATCAGATAAACATCGCAGAAAAAAACCTGACAACCAttgattttaaaaacagcagctgagcaGATTATTGCAAAAACGTTACAATCTAAATATATTATGTTCTTGTGTAAAAGTTACTATGAACACGCTGCACTGTAACAGGCAGTGTTTGATAGTGCAGCAAACTAACCACTCTGCTGCCCGTTTAGCTAACAGTGTTTGTTCCGGGTTTGCTCCTGTCAAACAAAGCGAACTTGTCTCTCTCCCTCCTAAAGTGGGATTCATGTTCATGGTTAAATCTGCGCTGTAAGCACATCGTAACATGACCTCCACCTCTAACTGTTTGGGACAGTCATTTCCCCCTGCACATTCCTGGATCAGCTGGAAGGGAGAAAGCCAAACTGCAGGGATAAACATTCACACACGTGTGAATGCTGGCAGCACCGCCCGTCAAACACCATCTGCAAACAGACCTTAAGCTCATTCTGCATTAACCTGAGCTCCACTCCTGAGGATCCACGGGATCAGATATTTACCCTGAAACACCGGAGGGACGTTTAAACTCAAAAAGTTTTctaaaaaactaattttaaaatggATCCTCAGTGCCAGAAAAACACATAGAAGGAGCCCAAACTTCATAACTAAAAGGACTTTAAGTGTAAGTGCCATAAGGAAGTGCATCTTTCAATGAAAGCAGTTTTGAGGAAAATCTGAGCTGAAACTGGGATGAACGACCCTCAGCACTGACTTAAGCTTGAACTTTCTTTTATAACCTGCCTCCATCACACAGCCAATCAGACATCCCTGCCACCTCTGCTTTGCATCCTGATGGTTTCCAGAAATTTTGTATGTAACCTGACAACTTTAGTTTTCTTTGGGCTGACATCCTCCCAATCAGACTGCGATGTGTGCTAACATTAAAACACTGAGCAGCACACAGGAAGCTCTGATCTGTATGACGATAAAAACTCATCGAGCATCTTCTATTTCCCCTGAGGCTGTAATCAGTCAACAATATTGATCAATGAATGACTTgtgaaaaatgtataaaatccCACACACCGAGAGGACGAGTTCACGCTCCCTCTGAGGGAAACAAACGTTAAATTCAAACGTCTCTTGCTGAAACCTTATTAGATGGGTGTGTGTTAATGCCCCTCAGCAGGCTTCCGGAGGGCAGCCAAACAGGGACAAAGTTGTCATATTATGGAATGCGCTGAACAAGGCTTTAGTGATAAATGAGCAGAATAAGTAAACTTCAGAGTGGCGAACGAGACAAAAACTGCATCTCAAACGTAACTGCGACCTCCTGAAGGAAGTTCAACATCCTGatgtttcaaagtaaaagcaccTCCATGAATTCTTTCTGATTAGTGCGTCAAAGTGTCACTTTTATTTGTGACTCTTACTTTGAAGAATAATCGAAATAAAAATTCTTACAAATATCGTTAAAGCAGCATTGATTTAATCTGATTACTTTAAAGTTCTTCACTCAAACAAATCAGGCAAACGTCGTCGATCAATAATCAATCACTGACTGATCGATTCTACTCACAGTGTCCTGCAGAGATCACCGCCCGTCCAGACTTCACCCTCCGAGTCTATGAAATatcctgtttatgtttttgtgagcgcgtgtgcgtgcgtgcgcccCCAAATCCCGAGGAAACCCCGTCCTAGCCCCGCCCCCGTCGCTCACTCCGCCAATCCCTGCGAGTCCTCATGAATAATTCAATTGCACTacaagaaacaaacacagttaGCTTCTGAAGCTAGCCGCCTAGCACGGCGCAAACACACACGCCCCTCAAAGATAAACAAGTCCCGAAACACCACCGGAAACCCGCTGTGTGCATGAAGACAAGCCCGCACCCAGCTCCCCGTGCATGTGCCTGTCAGTGTGCGAGTGCTCTGTAACGGCCCGTGACTTCAACTATAACAGCAGACTTCTGCTACGACTAGCTACTAACGGCTAGCTGCCTTCATCGTGCTCAGACACTCGAGCTCGCGCTCTTATACGCCACGACAGGGACCTCGTGCTCGACCGCAAAAGTGACCAATCGCGTGCGAAGTTGAGCCCCAGCCTTCACGGGATCTGCGACGCTGATTGGGCGCCATTCAGGGAGGGCGGGAGAATGGAGCGAGGAGAGAGGTGTCCTGAGCAGTGCCTGACTAGAAAGGCGAGCACAGCGGAAAACAAACGGCGTAACGGTGAAAATTAACGGTTCACCGGGCGGTGTCCGGCAGCTGCACGTGTTAACACAGATAGTTAATGAGTCTAATAAAGTTTCAGCAAGAGACGTTTGAATTGAACGTTTGTTTCCCTCAGAGGGAGCGTGAACTCGTCCCCTTAGTGTGTGGGATTTTATACCCTCAGTGTTGCACTGAAGGAAATATAAACTCCCTATATCCGATCATATCCTCCAGGATGACAGATAAATCCAAATAAATCATTTAGGTGAATGGTGGGGAAGTTTTAGGATCAGTAGAGATGTGACGTTTGTTGGCCTCTCAGAGCAGAAAAGGTCCTGAGAGGTGAAACGAGATCAGTGATGGCTCACGTTTCCTCCCACATACGTGTGGTTTTCATCATGTTATCACTGAGTTCAGACACCAGAAACAGTACTCTCAGTACTATCGTGCTGCAGATCCATCAGAGGTTCTGTGCTTTTAAACTTTTAACGTTAAGTGCTTTTAAAGTTTCTCATCTCAAAGCTGAAGCTGACGTTCTCTAATGTTTGAGGCTTCTCCTAATTTGCAGTCAATTTTTTTTTCGTTATGACCATTTGTCTTTTTGATTGCgattaattttttattcttttaagttttatttccTTCTTCTCTTGATTGCTGAATGAATCTGCCCTGCTTCAGGCTAGCATGGGGATAGGAGCAGAACAATAACACCGCTGTTCTTTCACGGATTAATTTTGGATGCACAGTTTAATTTATTAAGTAAATGAAGTACATCTTTAATGCTGGATCTCAGTTTTTCTTCACTATAAAGTAAAGCTGGTGTAATCACAGGAGCAGTCTGTGATTTGATTATTTGTCTGTAACTCTGTGTGTTACAGATCACAAGCAATGTCTTTATTGGTCAGAAAATTGAAACCTgataaaaataaattgaaaatttCAGATCCATGCCCCCGTTTCCGGTCGTGTTATCTAAACCGACCCAGTGGGCCATATTGGCCTGTTTGGCCGGTCAGTTCTGGCCCATGTGCCATATGTTTGACACCACTGCCTTTGTAAGGCGAACCATCATGGAGGCCACGCCCCCTGCGGCTTCATATTTGCAGGTTTGTCTTTAACAGCACGAGTGGGTGCGTGatgtaaaagaaataaagatttTTATGGTGCTTCATGTTTCCCTGTTTCAGAAAGTGAAGCCGCCTGCACGTGACTGAGTTTACATTCATCTGTTTTTATCCAGATTAAGAGAGAGCAACAGACCCACTCATCCACTCATAAACATTTCACAGCACTGTGAGTCTGCAGCTGCACCGCCTCacattttagattttagattcAAGGACATGAAAAAGTTAAGATGTAATACATGTACCACTGAGGCCAGAGTTTACTACAGTTTAGACAGACTGAGAAGTACTTTTACTTTGAGTACAGTTTTGAGGTACTTTGACTATTGATGCTTTGCatgaaaatttaaatatatatacttgaatatttccattttatgtcacttctaaaaataaaaaagagaaatctacttaaaaaaaatctttttaagaAGCTCTATTCTCACTGCTGGTTTCCTTTCCTCAGTTTGTGTTTCCATGTCTACTTCTGCCCACTGACGCAGTGACAGACTCCATAATGAAGGAGGTCGAGATTCTAAAATGTACCAGGAGGACCAAAGAGAGGAGGTACAGAAGAAAGGCAGTCACTGCAGGTAAATAACTACTAATTACTTTAGAAGTATGATTGAATAAAACTAATTTATG
It includes:
- the LOC100710444 gene encoding LOW QUALITY PROTEIN: 7SK snRNA methylphosphate capping enzyme (The sequence of the model RefSeq protein was modified relative to this genomic sequence to represent the inferred CDS: deleted 2 bases in 1 codon); protein product: MMSLDKEAVLTHEAPIRLSPVFPAAISLSEQPQLAKPLPIIRAKNGLQPPDDSQPALPAPPPPPPPPTQRIGKRRYSMGVGFKGLTKRRRRANSDSLSESVLPSHFLLGGNIFDPLNLNSLLDEEVNRTTNQETPKCSPLPSRGEHPVEILVPRDITDPLNLKGGGQGGRMDGVLLSPLKSKRKHRTRHHKVGGGDGEGDKQVAAAPLFPHTGGFRVPLLNKEGSVPPSPLPCELNTAITCRDDVAPSPILPRRHTHPPPGPPHKPGSQGDGRQRKRRRTTSTRSADGAGTTIVTTTAAQPSKFQTPLVGGAKAARCGGPQTGSAHPREKKKKDKHRYQYGNHSRYYGYQGFYGDKWEGRVGAEEDPRLRVLEADWFRDKTVLDVGCGTGHMTLAVARRFNPTHILGVELDKQLVHAAIQNIRHFLSHAMVVEDRGKRKDTVAPPPPQQEGEEGQEELMKEFQQALSLLSFPLSFRVNRGPLSAPPLLSPPSSSSSRFPSNITFIQGDYVSDREAWPGRGHYDVVMCLNVTKWVQLQSGDAGVVRLFKRAYQSLSPGGIFILEPQPWSSYCHSKRASKTTFSHYRSLRLRPEQFTSYLTDSVGFSSYRLITHTGNQRPIYLFHKGSVQKK